The genomic stretch CGGCGATTTTGTTGCGGGTGTGCGCCAGCTCCCACGAACAATGGCCGCTTACATCGGGTTGCCGCAGATGAATCAAGGTCAGGTCCAGCAGGTGTTCGAGGCGACTCGCGGCAGAAATCGCTGCCAACAGGCGCTCCTCGTCGCCTGCCCGGTTCAGATAGTCCAGGCCCCTGCCCGCTTCACCCAGCAGATTGCTCACCGGCACACGTACATTGTCGAAGCACAATTGAGCGGCACTCGGTTGCAGACTACTTTGCGGGCTGCGGCTGCGTTGCACGCCAGGGCGGTCGGTTTCGACGATGATCAGGCTGATGCCCGTCTCGCCGTCAGTGTCTTCGGTGCGGCAAGCGAGCAGGACCAGGTTGCCGGTCATGCCATTGCCGACCGCGCTTTTACTGCCGTTGATCAGGTAACCGTCGCCGTCGCGCACGGCCTGGGTTTGGATTCTTTTGAGCCCGCCGCCAGGTTCGTCGACCGCCAGGGCCAGGACCACCCCGCCGCTGCAGATGCCCGGTAGCCAGCGACGCTTCTGCTCATCGGTAGCCAACTGGGCGATGCACGGTGCGATGATGTCCGAGTGCAACGATAACGCCCGGTCGCAGACCCCGACCCGGGCAAATTCTTCACGCAGCACCGCAGCGTGGCCAAAGTCACCTCCGCCACCGAATTGCGCCGGCAGCGTTACACACAACAACCCTTCACGGCCGGCCTTCAACCAAACCCGCCGTTCCACATCTGCGGCATGTTCCCGACCATTGAGCTGAGGCAGGTGTTCGCGCTCGAGAAAGCGTCGCACGGCGCTGCGAAACATTTCATGGTCTTCACGGTAGAGAGTGCGCTCAACGTCCATCCGGAACCTTTGGCCATCGCCCGATTGCATAGGGAAACGGGATAGCCCGCTCCAATTTGTCGAGGCAATCGTTGCATGGGACCGGGTGGATCGAGAGCCACCCTCACAGGGGGGGCGGGTTTGCAAGACACGGTGCGCGCACCATAATCGGCCGAGCTCATTGCATGACACTGCGGCTCAACGGTGCGCCTTGAGGGTTGCGTTAGACCATAGTCTCGGGCAAAGGCCAAACGTGGCACTATGGCCGGATTTACAAGAATAAAAAGGTCACGTTGCCATGCGCTAGCGTAAGGCGAGTGGTCCGTAGGGAGGTACTTTCAATGCCAGTTCACTGGGACTACTCAACGGTCGGATCTGCCGGCCCTGGTCTCTCTGCCACCTCGGGTGAGCCGTCAGCCTCAAGAAGTGGCTCCATCAAGTTCGCCAGTCCGAAGTCGGCCGACAGCCACTTGTCGCGTTCGCGCCTGCTAGAGCAAATGGCCAACGCCGATGCGGCCCGCCTGGTCCTGATTCGCGCCGCCGCCGGCTTCGGTAAAACCACGCTCATGCAGCAATACCGCGAGCATTGCCTGACCCGCGGCAAGCAAGTGCTGTGGATCAACCTGGAACCCGCCGATAACGACCTGCAACGGTTCATCAACCTGTTGGACAAGGGCATCGGCGGCCTACTGCCCATGGCTGGCGAGCAGACGCTGCGCAACGATCCACCCAGCGCCGAGGAAATGCTTGAACAACTGGTCAGCAGCGTTTCGCCATTTGCGATCCTGCTCGATGAAGTCGAAGTCATCCAGAATCCCGAGGTGCTCGATTTTCTCCAGCAGCTAGTAGAACAACTGCCTTCGGGCAGCGTTGTGGTGATGGCCTCGCGTTCCACTCCGGGTATCGGTCTGGGGCGTATTCGGGCTCGCGGGCAATTGCTGGAAATCCGCCCGGGCGACCTGCGTTTCACCCCTGAAGAAGCCATGGAATTCATTCGCGGCAAGCGGCAAATCCCGCTGCATGACGACGAACTGGCCACGCTGTACCGACGCACCGAGGGCTGGATCGCCGGGCTCTACCTGGCCAGCCTGTCGCTCAAGGACCGGGACGATCACAGCGCCTTTATTGCTTCTTTTTCCGGTTCCAATCTGGAACTGGCCGAATACCTCACCGAAGACATCCTGGCGCGACAAACCGAGGACTGCCGGGTGTTTCTGATGCAAACCAGCATCCTCGAGCAGTTTTGCGTGCCGCTTTGCGAAACGGTGACTGGGCGCAAGGACAGCCGCGCGATGATTGATCACCTCGACCGCACCAACCTGTTCCTGGTGCCGGTCGACAGCCAGCAACAGTGGTTTCGTTATCACCACCTGTTTGCCAGCTTCTTGCGCCACGCCCTGGATCGCCTTTACCCCGGCATGGCGCAAACGCTCCATGAAACCGCCGCACAATGGTTTTTCGACGCTGGGCAACCGATCCCCGGAGTCGAGCACCTGTTCAGCGCCGGGCTTCTCGATGAAGCCGCCGAAGGACTCAATCGCCACCTCGATACCCTGATCGACAGTGGCCGCACGCGCTTGCTGCTGCGTTGGCTGGACCGAATCCCAGAGGCCACTCGCGACCGCTATCCGTCGCTCAATCAAGCCTACGCGTGGCTGCTGGCGAGCACGACCCGCCTCAAGGACGCGATGCAGGTGGCCGAACGTCTGGAGCAACAGTCGGGACCCGACTTTGCCTATGTTCCCCAGGTCGTTCAATGCCTGCGCCTTGGGGTGACAGATCAGGCCGAAGACTGTTGCCGCAGGGGCGTCGAATTGCTCGCGCGCATGCCTGCCGACGAAGTGAATTTGTACATAGTGCTGGCCAACTCGGTCGCGATGAACATGGTTGCCAGCGGTCGCTACGATGAGGCGCGTAACCTGTTGTCCAGCGCGTTGCAACGCGACTCACGGGTTCATTCGAGTTTTCTGCGCCACATCTTCCGCGTCAACGAGAGCACCCTGGACTTGATCCAGGGCCGCTTGAGCAGTGCCCTCGTGCGTATGCAAAGCACGCCGGAGCGCCCGCAAACCAACGGCCAACGCAAACCGCACGAAGCCAAGCTGTCGATGGATATCCTGCATGGCTTGCTGTTGTACGAAAACGGCAACTTTGAACAGGCGCAAAGTCATCTCTCACGCTGCCTGTTTTTTGCCAAGCAAGTCAGTTCCCCCGAGAACCAGATCGTCACTCACGTACTGACTGCGCGCATCGCTTACAGCCAGGGCGACCGCACCACCTGGACCCGATGCCTGGTGGAACTCGAACAGATTGGCCGCCAGGTTGGCTCGCGGCGTGTCGAGTGCTCGGCATGGCTGGAGCGAGCCCGCGTGGCATTGCTCGATCAGCGCCTGGACAGCGCCACGCAAGCCCTGCATTCGGCGGACCTGGCCGGCGATTGGGACCGCCCCGATTTCATCCGGCTCGCCAACGACGTAGATACCCCCAGCATCGCGCGACAACGCTTGCGGATTTTCCAGGGTGAAGGCGCGGCGGCAGCCAAGGCCTTGCGCACGGCAATCGAGCAGGCGCGGCACTGGCAACATCACCGCCGTGAACTGAAGCTGCAAATACTTCTGGCATTGGCATTGGACAGCATTCAGCAGCCGCAAGAGGCCTTTCAGGCACTCAACGAAGCACTGCGCCTGGCCAGCCAGGACGGCTTCCTGGCCACGTTCATTGAAGAAGGCGAGCGGATGGCCGGCCTCCTGCAACGCTGGGCCACGACCGGCAAGGCACGCTGTAAAGAGCTGGGGATCGAGTGCGGATTCGTCGACACGCTGATGCAACATTTGGGGGTCAGCGACGGCAACATGGAAGATGCCCGTACTGACAACGGTGCCCACGAAGTGCTGACCGTGCGCGAGTATCAGATCCTGCAACTGCTGGCTGCCGGGCATCGTAACCGCGAAATCGCCGAGAAAGTGTTCCTCTCCGAGTTCACGGTCAAATCCCACCTGCAAAAGATCTACGCGAAACTGGAGACCAACGGACGCACCGAAACCCTGGCCATTGCCCGCTCGCGGGGTTGGATTACCTGAAAGCAGCGCTCATCGCGCGATCTACCCGCGATGAGCTGGCCAGCATGACTACGGCTTCGCGCGTTCCTTCAAGTGACTGGCCGGAATGGCTACCAGCAACACCACTGCGCCCAGCACCAACACACCGGCGATCACATCGAATGCCAGGTACAAGTCTCCGGTTGCCGATTTGATCGCACCCACTACGACCTGGCTGATGACCCCGGCCATACCACCGATGCAACTGATCACCGCGATGCCCACCGCCGCTGCCGAGGGGGACAGCAAGGCTGGCGGAATGCTCCAGAACAGCGAGAGCGCGGACATTGCGGCGGCGGCCCCGATGCTCATGAACACCACGGATAACAGCAGATGGTCCTGAACCGGCCCCAGCAGCAAGAAGCAGGTGGCGCTGAGCAAAAGGGTCAGGCTCACATGCCAGCGCCTTTCCAGGCGTTTGTCTGAACTGCGGGCCAGCAAGTACATGCCGATCAAGGCGCACATATACGGCACGCTGGCCAGCAGGCCGATGGTTTTAAGATCATGCACGCCAAATCCGCGAATCAATGTCGGCATCCAGTAAGACACCGTATTGGAACCGCTGTAGATGCAAAAAAACACCAGGCCGGCCACGTACACCCGGGGATTACGCAGCACTTGGGCCAGGGTTGCATGGGCTGTGTCCGCCGGGCGCCCCTGTGCCAGGCCGGCTGCCAGCAGGCTTTTTTCCTGCGCGGTGAGCCAGCGCGCATCGTCCGGTTTGTCCACCAGCCAGAACCAGCCGAACAGCCCCAGCAGTATGGCCGGGATGCCTTCCAGTACAAACAGCACCTGCCAGTCGCGCAGCCCCAGCCAGCCATGGAAGTGACTCATGATGGTCCCGGCGAGTGGCCCGCTGATGATGCCGGCGACCATGGCTGACATCAGGAACACAGCGGTGATGCGTGCACGCAGGGCGGCTGGGAACCAGTACGTCAGGTACAGGATGACGCCAGGGAAAAAACCGGCCTCGGCCACGCCGAGCAGGAACCGCGCGACAATCAACTGATTCGCCGTGGTAACAAACGCGGTGGCCACCGTGACCAGGCCCCACAGCACCATGATGCGAGTCAGCGTGGCACGAGCGCCTATGCGTTGCAGATAGATATTGCTGGGGACTTCGAACAGGATGTAACCCAGGTAAAAAATGCCGGCACCAATGCCATAGGCAGCATCCGTCAGCCCGATGTCTTCGGCCATGCGCAACTTGGCGAAAGACACGTTCAGCCGGTCGATGGTGTTGATGGCATAGGCCAGCACCAGGTAAGGCAACAAGCGCAGGATGACCTTGCGATAAACCGCGCGGGTTTGTTCGACGGACGCCGGCAGGTAGTGCTCAGCAGCATGACTCATGCGGCTCTCCTTTCTTATGGGTGATCCCCATCCACTGTAGGAGCGAGCTTGCTCGCGATGGACTCAAGGACAACGCGTTAAACCAGAACAAACGCGTCATCGTTGACGTCCATCGCGAGCAAGCTCGCTCCTACAAGGGGATGTGGTGTTTGTTAGAGGGCCCGTTCGAGTTCCGGGACTGCCTCGAACAGGTCAGCCACCAGGCCGTAGTCCGCCACCTGGAAGATCGGGGCCTCTTCGTCCTTGTTGATGGCGACGATGATTTTCGAGTCCTTCATGCCGGCCAGGTGCTGGATCGCACCGGAGATACCGACGGCGATGTACAACTGTGGTGCGACGATCTTGCCGGTCTGGCCAACCTGCATGTCGTTGGGTACAAAACCGGCATCGACAGCAGCGCGCGAAGCACCGACACCCGCGCCGAGCTTGTCGGCCAGCGAATATAGGTATTGGAAGTTGTCGCCGTTCTGCATGCCACGCCCGCCAGATACCACTATTTTCGCAGCGGTCAGCTCAGGGCGATCGGACTTGGCCAGTGCTTCGCTGACGAAACTGGAAATACCGCCATCGTGAACAGCGGCCAAGGCTTCAATGACAGCCACCCCACCAACAGCCGCCACCGGGTCGAAACCGGTGGCGCGCACGGTGATCACCTTGACCGCAGCGTTCGACTGAACGGTGGCAATGGCATTCCCGGCATAAATCGGCCGCTTGAACGTATCCGGGCTTTGAACCGCGATGATCTCGGAGATCTGGTCGACGTCCAGCGCAGCGGCAACGCGTGGCAGAACGTTTTTGCCATTGGACGTGGCCGACGCCAGAACGTGGCTGTAGATGGTCTGCTGCGCGATTACTAGGTTGGTAACCAACGGGGCCACGTTTTCCGGCAGTTGGTGAGCGTAGGCGACGTTGTCGGCCAGCAGCACCTTGGCCACATCTGGGATTTTTGTGGCGGCTTCAGCCACGGCGCCAGCGTCAAGACCTGCGACCAGCAGGTGGATCTCACCACCGATTTTCGTCGCAGCCGCAACGGTATTCAGCGTGGCCGTGGCCAGCGAGCGGTTGTCGTGCTCAACGATTACCAAAATAGCCATCAGATCACCTTCGCTTGGTTTTTCAGTTTGTCGACCAGTTCTGCCACCGACTTGACCATGATCCCCGCGCTGCGCGTAGCCGGGGCTTGGACGTTGAGGATCTTGTTGGTGGAGCCCGTAGCAATGCCCAGCGCGGCCGGAGTCAGCACTTCAAGAGGCTTTTTCTTGGCTTTCATGATGTTCGGCAAGGATGCATAACGCGGTTCGTTCAAACGCAGGTCAGTGGTCACGATGGCCGGCAGTTGCAGGGATACGGTCTGCATGCCGCTGTCGACTTCGCGCGCAACGATCACCTTGTCACCGGCAATCTCGACTTTCGAGGCGAAGGTGCCCTGCGCGAACCCGGTCAGCGCAGCGAGCATCTGGCCGGTCTGGTTGTTGTCGCTGTCGATGGCTTGCTTGCCGAGGATCACCAGTTGCGGTTGCTCCTGATCGACCACGGCCTTGAGCAGCTTGGCCACCGGCAACGAGCTCAGCTCTTCATTGCACTCGATCAGGATGGCGCGGTCGGCACCCAGTGCCAGCGCGGTGCGCAGTTGCTCCTGAGCGGTGCTCGGACCGACGCTTACCACCACGACTTCAGTGGCAATGCCCTGCTCTTTCAGGCGCACGGCTTCTTCCACGGCAATTTCGCAGAAGGGGTTGAGGGCCATTTTGACGTTGGCCAGGTCGATGCCGGATTGGTCCGCCTTGACGCGAACCTTGACGTTAAAATCGACCACGCGCTTGACGGCTACGAGGACTTTCATCAGAGCACTCCAGAAAATATGGGAATCAGCTGTTTTTTGTAGGAGCGAGCTTGCTCGCGAAAAACCTGAGCGCGACGGGTTTATCCAGACAGTACGCGTCATCGTTTACGCCCATCGTCGGAACGCCGCGCGGAGCAGGCTCGCTCCCACAGTTTTTTGTGCAATGGCTGCAATACCTGCGAACCCCTCGCCCACTTGCTCCCTGTGTAACCGAATTGTCCTTGAGTCGTTCGCAAGCAGGCCCCCCCCACAGTGGGTAGCGGCAATCAGTTCGCCGGTGCAGGTTTCTGCAAGCCCATCAGCGCTTTCTTCACTGCCAGGCTCTGGTAGTTGATGTTGCCGGGGTTCAGGCTGACGCCTTCCTGGAACGGGTATTGGCTCAACGTTGCGAGGAACGTCTTGACCTTGTCCTGGACCGGGACCAGTAACCACGCCTGGTCAGCGGCCCAACGCTTGGCCATCGGCGATTCCTTGCGCGCGGTCTGGAACGGGTCGGCCAACAGATTGGTCAACACCGGCACATTGGTGACCTTGCGTGAGGCGCTGGCGAAATCCCCGGTCATTTGCGCAAACGCCAGTCGCCACTCCCGCCAGCGGATCGCATCGAGATCGCCGCCCATGCTGAAATAGAAATACTCCTCGCGCGGACTTTCCTTGACCTCGCCCTTGAAGAACGGCAGGAAGTTATAGCCATCCAGATGCACGCGGAACTGCTTGCCGTTGAGTTGGGTGCCCTTGGCCAGGTCCGCCACCAGATTCGGTGCGCCCGCCGCGGCAGCCAGTGTCGGCATCCAGTCGTTGTGGGCAATCAGGTTGTTGGCGTGAGTGCCGGGTTTGAGCACCTTGGGCCACTTCACCAGCAACGGAACGCGATGCCCGCCTTCATTGGAAGTACCCTTCTCCCCCGCGAACGGTGACGTGCCGCCATCAGGCCAGGAGAATTTCTCCGCGCCGTTGTCGGTGGTGTAGATCACGATGGTGTTGTCGGCGATGCCCAGGTCATCCAGTTTCTTCAGCAACTGACCAACCTGCCCGTCATGCTCGACCATGCCGTCCGGATACAGGCCGACGCCGGTCTTGCCATCGGACTCAGGCTTGAGGTGGGTCCAGATGTGCATGCGGGTGGCGTTGAACCAGACAAAAAACGGCTTGTCGGCCTTGTGCGCCTTGTCGATGAAGTTGCCGGTGGCCTGCACCAGTTCATCATCGATGGTTTCCATGCGCTTGCGTGTCAGCGGACCGGTGTCTTCGATCTTGCCGTCGGCGTAGGAATGGATCACGCCGCGCGGTCCGTACTGTTTACGGAACGCTGGGTCCTTGGGGTAGTAGTAGGTTTCCGGTTCTTCCTCGGCGTTCATGTGGTACAGGTTGCCGAAGAATTCATCGAAACCATGGTTGGTCGGCAGGTGCTTGTCGCGGTCTCCCAAATGGTTCTTGCCGAACTGGCCGGTGGTATAGCCCTGCTGCTTCATCGCGTCGCCGATGGTCGGTGCCCAATCGGGTATCCCGTGTTCCGAACCGGGCATGCCGATGGTCAGCAGGCCGGTGCGAAACGGGTGTTCGCCCAACGCAAAAGCAGCGCGGCCGGCGGTACAGGACTGTTCGCCGTAGGCATGGGTAAACAGCACACCTTCCTTGGCGATGCGGTCGATGCTCGGCGTTTCATACCCCATCATGCCCTGGTTGTAGGCGCTGATATTGAAGATGCCGATGTCATCGCCAAAGATGACCAGCACGTTCGGTTTGTCGGCGGCAGAACTGCACAGTGATACGGCCAGCAAGGCACTCACGACGCTCAGGTCGCGCAGCCGCTGGCATAGCAAACCCCATGATGTAGCCATGACATTGTCTCCCTTATTGTTGTGTGATCAGGTTCGACGAACCTAGGCTTCCTGCATGAGCTCGCTGTACGCCTGCAAATGATGATCATCGTCACCAAACTGGCGGGCGATCATCAGCAGGTGCTTGGCGTGGTGCGACAGCACGTATTCCCAGGTCAGGCCGATACCGCCGTGTAGCTGGATGCCCTGATCGGCGACAAAACGCGCCGCACGGCAAACGACATACTTGGCGGCGGCCAATGTGCGACTGCGTTCCAGGCTGTCCGGCTCGTCGGCGACACACGCGGCAAGCAGGGTCATTGAGGTCGCCTGATCGAGTTCGATGTGCATGTCGACCATGCGGTGCCGCAAGGCCTGGAATTTGCCGATGACCTGGCCGAATTGCTTGCGGGTTTTCAGGTAATCAAGGGTCAACGCGCACGTCGCTTCCAGGCTGCCGACCGCTTCTGCGCACTGCGCGGCGATGGCTCGGCCCTGCTGATAGCGCAATGCACCAAGCGCCTTGCCGTGTTCGCCGAGCACCGCGGCGCTGCTGACAAACACCTGGTCCAGGAACACGTCGCAGGCCCGGCGGCCGTCCATGGTCGGATATTCGCGTACGCTCACGCCCGGGGTCGCCGGATCGACCAGGAACAGACTGATGCCCGCCTCGGCACGGTCATCCCCGGACACCCGCGCCGAAACCAGTAGTAAACCGGCGCTCTGTCCGCCCACTACCATCGACTTGCGGCCGCTGAGCGACCAACCATCACGGAGCGCTTCGGCGCGGGTCTGCACATCGTGCAATTGGTAGTGGCTCTGCGGCTCCTCGACGGCTACTGCCAGTTGCAGGCCGGCACTGGCCACTTGCGGCAGCAGTTCGCTTTTTTGCGCAGCGCTGCCGAGTTGATCGATCAAGCCACCGGCGAAAATCACCGATTGCAGCCAAGGCTCCAGGCACAAACCTCGGCCGAACTCCTGGGCTACCAGCATCACCTCCACGCCGTTGCCACCGAAACCGCCGAAGTCCTCGGCAAACGGCACCGACGTCAGGCCCAGGTCACCGAGCTGTTGCCAGAACTCGCCACTGAAACCCTTGGCGCTGTCACGAAACTGTTCGCGCTGCTCGAAGCCATAGGCATCACGCACCAGTCGGGCAGCAGTGTCTTGCAGCATTTGCTGCTCTTCTGAAAGTTTGAAGTCCATGATCTGCCCCTTAGAGTTCGAGAATCATCTTGGCGATGATGTTCTTCTGGATTTCAGTGGAGCCGCCGTAAACCGAGGCTTTGCGCATATCCAGGTACTGACAGGTCGACGAGTTGCTGAACTCGCTGTGCAGCAGCTCTCCTTCATAGTCGTAGCCCAACTCCTCCTTGAGGAACGGGTTGGCATAGGCCCCGACCGCCTTGCTCAGCAAATAAGTAATGGCCTGGCGGATCTCGGTGCCCTTGATCTTCAGGATCGAGCTTTCCGAACCCGGCACTCCGCCGTCACGGGCAGAGGCAAGGATGCGCAGGTTGCTCATGCCGATGGCCATCAACTGGATTTCCACGTCGGCGATCTGCGCCCGGAACTGCGGGTCTTCAAGCAACGGCTTGCCGTTGCGTTGTTCAGTACGTGCGACCTGCTTGAGACGCGTGAGCATGGCCTTGGCGATGCCGATCCCGGCGATCGTCGTACGTTCGTGGGTCAACAGGTACTTGGCGCAGGTCCAGCCCTCGTTTTCACGGCCGACCAGGTTGCTGACCGGTACGCGCACGTTATCGAGGAACACTTCGTTGACGTAGTGACCGCCGTCGAGGGTGATGATCGGCCGTACGGTGATACCAGGGGTCTTCATGTCGATCAGCAGGAAAGAGATGCCCCGCTGCTGCTGCGCTTCGGCATCGGTACGCACCAGGCAGAATATCCAGTCCGCCATGTGTCCGGTGGAGGTCCAGGTCTTCTGCCCATTGACCACGTACTCGTCGCCTTCACGCACCGCGCGGGTGCGCAGGCTCGCCAGGTCGGAACCGGCACCCGGCTCGGAATAGCCCTGGCACCACCAATCGTCGCAGTTGAGAATGCGCGGCAGGTAATGCGCCTTTTGCGCTTCGGTGCCGAACTTGATGATCACCGGCCCGACCATGTTCACGCCGAACGGCACGATTCGTGGGGCCCCCGCAACCGCACACTCTTCATCGAAGATGTGCTTTTGCACGGCACTCCAGCCTGTGCCGCCGTGCTCCACTGGCCAGCTTGCCGCCAGCCAGCCTTTTTCGTTCAAGGTGCGCATCCACAGCACCTGATCGGCTTTGCACACCGACTTGCCCTGATTGATCCTGGCCGCGATATCTTGCGGCAGGTGGGCCTTGAGAAATGCCCGGACTTCCTCGCGAAATGCCACTTCCTCAGGATTGAAATGAATATCCATCTGCTACCTCAATGGTGAGTCGCCAGCCTGTGGCCGGTCTTGTTTGGGGACCGCATGCACAACCCACTCACTGGTCGAAGAGAATGACCGAGCGTGCCAGCTCACCACGGCGCAGTTCGTCGAAGGCCTCGTTGATCTGCTCCAGCTTGATGCGCTGCGAGATCATTTCGTCGAGCTTCAGCCGGCCCTGCATGTAGAAGTCGGTCAGGCGCGGCAAGTCCACCGGGAAGCGGTTGGAACCCATGAACGAGCCCTGGATACGCCGCTCGTGCAGCATGGCCATCGGGTCCAGCTCCAGTTTTACCCCGGGCTTGATCATGCCGATGATCGTCGCGGTACCGCCGCGAGCCAGCATGCCGAAAGCCTGTTCGGCGGTTTGCTTGAGGCCGATGCACTCGAACGCGTGATGCACGCCGCCTCGGGTCAGCTCCAGTACCTGGGCGACGGCGCTGCCGTCCTTGGCGTTGACCACATCGGTGGCGCCAAACTGCTTGGCCAGTTCCAGCTTCGAATCCAGCATGTCGATGGCAATGATCCGCCCGGCACCGGCCAGCGCCGCGCCGTTGATGGTCGAAAGGCCGATACCGCCGCAGCCGATCACCGCCACCGTTTCACCCGGACGCACCTTGGCGGTATTGAACACCGCACCAGTGCCGGTGGTAACCGCACAACCGAGCAGCGCCGCGCGGTCGAGTGGCATGTCACGACGAATCGCTACCAGCGCGTTTTCGTGCACCAGCATCTGCTCGGCATAGGCCGACAGGTTGATGAACTGGGTCATCGGTTTTTGTACGTAGGTCAGTCGCGACTCTTCATCCGCGCGACGCTTGGTGTCCGGTGACACGCACAACGACAGGTGCCCGGTGACGCAATGCTCGCAGTGGCCGCAATAGGCCGACAGGCACGTCACCACGTGATCGCCCGGTTTGACCGTGCGCACCTCTGAGCCCACTTGTTCGACAATGCCGGACGCTTCGTGACCCAGCACCACCGGCATCGGGTACGGGTAGGCACCATCGACAAAGTGCAGGTCGGAGTGGCAAACGCCCACCGCAACGGTGCGCACCAGCACTTCCCGTGGACCGGGTTTGCTGATACCGACTTCTTCAATGGTCATTGGCGAGCCAGGGGCGTGCAGAACGGCAGCTTTCATATTGTTATTCTCTTGTTAAGCAAGATGTGGAGGACGAAGGCGCACGCAGCCAGCGCGTGCGCTATGCCGGTGGGTATCTCAGCGCTTG from Pseudomonas sp. S04 encodes the following:
- a CDS encoding acyl-CoA dehydrogenase family protein — its product is MDFKLSEEQQMLQDTAARLVRDAYGFEQREQFRDSAKGFSGEFWQQLGDLGLTSVPFAEDFGGFGGNGVEVMLVAQEFGRGLCLEPWLQSVIFAGGLIDQLGSAAQKSELLPQVASAGLQLAVAVEEPQSHYQLHDVQTRAEALRDGWSLSGRKSMVVGGQSAGLLLVSARVSGDDRAEAGISLFLVDPATPGVSVREYPTMDGRRACDVFLDQVFVSSAAVLGEHGKALGALRYQQGRAIAAQCAEAVGSLEATCALTLDYLKTRKQFGQVIGKFQALRHRMVDMHIELDQATSMTLLAACVADEPDSLERSRTLAAAKYVVCRAARFVADQGIQLHGGIGLTWEYVLSHHAKHLLMIARQFGDDDHHLQAYSELMQEA
- a CDS encoding acyl-CoA dehydrogenase family protein; the protein is MDIHFNPEEVAFREEVRAFLKAHLPQDIAARINQGKSVCKADQVLWMRTLNEKGWLAASWPVEHGGTGWSAVQKHIFDEECAVAGAPRIVPFGVNMVGPVIIKFGTEAQKAHYLPRILNCDDWWCQGYSEPGAGSDLASLRTRAVREGDEYVVNGQKTWTSTGHMADWIFCLVRTDAEAQQQRGISFLLIDMKTPGITVRPIITLDGGHYVNEVFLDNVRVPVSNLVGRENEGWTCAKYLLTHERTTIAGIGIAKAMLTRLKQVARTEQRNGKPLLEDPQFRAQIADVEIQLMAIGMSNLRILASARDGGVPGSESSILKIKGTEIRQAITYLLSKAVGAYANPFLKEELGYDYEGELLHSEFSNSSTCQYLDMRKASVYGGSTEIQKNIIAKMILEL
- a CDS encoding Zn-dependent alcohol dehydrogenase, whose translation is MKAAVLHAPGSPMTIEEVGISKPGPREVLVRTVAVGVCHSDLHFVDGAYPYPMPVVLGHEASGIVEQVGSEVRTVKPGDHVVTCLSAYCGHCEHCVTGHLSLCVSPDTKRRADEESRLTYVQKPMTQFINLSAYAEQMLVHENALVAIRRDMPLDRAALLGCAVTTGTGAVFNTAKVRPGETVAVIGCGGIGLSTINGAALAGAGRIIAIDMLDSKLELAKQFGATDVVNAKDGSAVAQVLELTRGGVHHAFECIGLKQTAEQAFGMLARGGTATIIGMIKPGVKLELDPMAMLHERRIQGSFMGSNRFPVDLPRLTDFYMQGRLKLDEMISQRIKLEQINEAFDELRRGELARSVILFDQ